The genomic region TCAGCCAGCCGCGGCCGGCGTTGGTGACGTTGGGGTTTTTCACCCGACTGCGGGCCAGGGCCCAGGCAATACGCTCGATGGCCTTGGAGCGGTCGGCCGGGAAAACACCGTCCGGATAGCCAGGAACCTTATCATAGGTGAAGGTGCCTGTCTCCATGCTCTTCTGGACCAGGTACGACATGGAGTACTCCAGCCTTCCGCCCCAGTCGTTTACGGGCGGCTGGCCCGTGTAGCGCAGGTGCTTCAGGTCCTGCAGTGCGCCGTAGGCTTCCATCTGGAGCACGGCCGTCACCACATTTTCCTGATAGAGCGCGTTGACGTGGGAGGAGAGGCTGGCCAGCAACCGACCCGTTAGTTCGAGATTAGCGGCCGCCAGACGGGCTTTCAGGATGGGTACTGCCTGGGAGTAGGTGCGGTCGAGAATTTTCGCCGCCACCCACGCCAGATTCGCGTTTTCGGGGATTTCCGATAAGATTGGATTCAGACCATTCGCCATGCTACGAAAGTGGCACGGCCGGCCGCAGAATGTAAGGACTAAAAAAAGCCTGACCGACTGGCCAGGCTTTGCGTTAGTAATTCCACGTCAGGCATTCAACCTTTTCCTTGGAGCCCTGCCGCTTTCCGTCGACGGCCACTTTGCGAGTCTGGTCCGAACTCTTCCAGCCCAGCCGCTCCCGGTACTCCAGCAGCGCCGGCTCCGGGTAGGAGCTCAGCAGAAACTTGCCCTTCATGGTGGCGCAGAACTCCAGGAGCCGGCGAAAGTCGGCTTCGGTATAACCGTCGTAATGCCCCTGCTCGGAACTGACGTACGGTGGATCCAGATAGAAAAACGCATCCGGCGCGTCGTAGGCCTTCATCACCTTCAGCACGTCGTAGCTTTCGATGGTGACCTTTTTCATCCGCTCCTGGTAGGCCTCGGTGAGCAGCTTCTTTTTATTGTAAATCTTCAGGGCGCATTTGCCGTATCGGTCGAAGCCGAAGCCCCCGCCGATGACCGAGCTGAAGCTCATGTTGGTCTGCACCCACACGGCCCAGGCCATGCGCAGCACGTCGCTGATCTCTTCCTCGCCGGACTCGTACTCGGCATCGGTTTCCCGGTGCTGGGCCCGGCTGTGAAACGTGTCGTCGATGAGCCGCTGCAGCTCGTCGATGTCGTACTTGAGCACCTTGTAAAACGTGATCAGCCGGTTGTTGATGTCGTTGACGACTTCGGCCGCGCTGGGCGCTTTACCCCAGAACACCGCGCCACCGCCGAAGAAAGGCTCCACGTAGGTATGGTGCTCGGGAATGAGTGGTAAGATGTGGCGCAGCATCATCTGCTTGCCGCCGTAATAGGTAATCGGA from Tellurirhabdus rosea harbors:
- a CDS encoding DNA adenine methylase; the encoded protein is MLNGKVKPLLKTPITYYGGKQMMLRHILPLIPEHHTYVEPFFGGGAVFWGKAPSAAEVVNDINNRLITFYKVLKYDIDELQRLIDDTFHSRAQHRETDAEYESGEEEISDVLRMAWAVWVQTNMSFSSVIGGGFGFDRYGKCALKIYNKKKLLTEAYQERMKKVTIESYDVLKVMKAYDAPDAFFYLDPPYVSSEQGHYDGYTEADFRRLLEFCATMKGKFLLSSYPEPALLEYRERLGWKSSDQTRKVAVDGKRQGSKEKVECLTWNY